Proteins from one Arsenophonus apicola genomic window:
- a CDS encoding TIGR01777 family oxidoreductase: MRIFITGSTGLIGSRLVQKLVMHSHAITVLSRSCQKVYTLFGRHVDCLTNLNEIDNLDGFDAIINLAGEPIANKPWTKEQKIILCESRWKMTERLSQLIKASKKPAKTFISGSAVGFYGDQGQTVVTESDIPHAEFTNQLCQKWESLALQAESDKTRVCLLRTGVVLAKEGGVLKKLLPIFKAGLGGPIGKGKQYIPWIHFDDVINAIFYLLETPTLSGAFNITSPYPVHNDQFSAILAEVLNRPALIRTPEFVIKSIMGESAALMLGGQQAIPKRLEEAGFKFHYVDLKEALESLLLTSSEETIT, encoded by the coding sequence ATGCGGATTTTTATTACTGGTAGTACAGGTTTAATTGGCTCGCGTTTGGTACAAAAACTTGTGATGCATTCACATGCCATCACCGTCTTGAGCCGATCATGTCAAAAAGTATACACCCTATTTGGTCGACATGTTGATTGCCTGACAAACTTAAATGAAATTGATAACCTTGATGGCTTTGATGCCATTATTAATCTTGCCGGTGAGCCAATTGCAAATAAACCTTGGACTAAAGAACAAAAAATAATTCTGTGTGAAAGCCGCTGGAAAATGACCGAACGCTTAAGCCAACTGATTAAGGCTAGCAAAAAACCAGCAAAAACATTTATTTCTGGCTCAGCGGTTGGCTTTTATGGTGATCAGGGACAAACCGTTGTTACTGAATCTGATATACCTCATGCCGAATTCACTAACCAGCTATGCCAAAAATGGGAATCCTTGGCATTACAAGCCGAAAGTGATAAAACACGTGTTTGTTTGCTACGAACCGGAGTCGTACTGGCAAAAGAGGGCGGTGTACTGAAGAAGTTGTTACCAATATTTAAAGCCGGGTTAGGCGGGCCAATAGGCAAAGGCAAACAATATATTCCCTGGATCCATTTTGATGACGTGATCAATGCTATCTTTTACCTACTTGAGACGCCAACATTATCTGGCGCGTTTAATATTACATCGCCTTATCCCGTTCATAATGATCAGTTCAGTGCCATCCTGGCTGAAGTTCTTAATCGCCCAGCACTGATTAGAACGCCAGAATTTGTTATTAAATCGATTATGGGAGAATCCGCTGCATTAATGTTAGGTGGACAGCAAGCTATTCCAAAGCGGCTTGAAGAAGCTGGATTTAAATTTCACTATGTTGACCTAAAAGAAGCGCTAGAATCATTACTACTAACTTCATCCGAAGAGACAATTACTTAA
- the yfcD gene encoding NUDIX hydrolase YfcD encodes MGQVISEVVDAEWIDIVDDKNKVIAQATRQQMRAENLRHRAAYIIVHDGMGKILVQRRTEIKDIYPGLLDATAGGVVNQGESMLAAARREAEEELGIADVPFAEHGLFYYETPKCRVWGGLFSCVSHGPFALQETEVESVFWLTSEEIHARSHEFTPDSLKAVSLWLARNNNELQKTKLCQKVD; translated from the coding sequence ATGGGGCAAGTAATAAGCGAAGTAGTTGATGCAGAATGGATTGATATTGTTGACGATAAAAATAAAGTCATTGCCCAGGCAACACGCCAGCAGATGAGAGCGGAGAATTTACGTCATCGAGCGGCGTATATTATTGTACATGATGGTATGGGCAAAATTTTAGTTCAACGTCGTACTGAGATAAAAGATATTTACCCTGGTTTACTGGACGCCACCGCTGGTGGGGTGGTAAACCAAGGTGAAAGTATGTTGGCTGCTGCACGCCGAGAAGCAGAAGAAGAGTTGGGAATTGCCGACGTACCTTTCGCTGAGCATGGACTTTTTTATTATGAAACCCCTAAATGTCGGGTATGGGGCGGCTTATTTAGTTGTGTTAGTCATGGCCCTTTTGCTTTACAGGAAACGGAAGTGGAATCGGTTTTTTGGTTAACATCAGAAGAAATTCATGCCCGCAGTCATGAATTTACGCCCGACTCGCTAAAAGCCGTGTCACTTTGGTTAGCGCGCAATAACAATGAGTTGCAAAAGACTAAGTTATGCCAGAAGGTTGATTAG